A region of Pyxidicoccus parkwaysis DNA encodes the following proteins:
- a CDS encoding galactose oxidase-like domain-containing protein translates to MALLMGALVLAGPARAAPSDVGTWSSVMTWPISATHTHLQPDGKVMFFGEFDEGADPPRRWDPVTNSVTSLPRPGYNIFCSGHSYLADGRLLVTGGHIASHIGLADASLFNPFTSSWARLPDMNEGRWYPTNTTLPNGDVMVLSGEVNGSGDIDTLPQRFLASTQTWRNMTGAVLKLPYYPRMFVAPDGRLFYAGPQRQSRWMSTSGTGSWSTGPSSSFGSRTYGPAVILDGRVFIIGGGDPPTPTVETIDLNASSPSWRYVASMSVARRQHNATILPDGRVLVTGGSRGSGFDNSGSPVLYAELYDPATNRWTRLASNTEYRGYHSTAVLLPDGRVLSAGGRNKHTAEVFSPPYLYKGARPAVSSVPGTVAPGTSFTVSTPDAGRITRVSLIAIASVTHAFDQNQRLVTLGFTRGSGSLTVTAPANNNVAPPGYYQLFLVNDAGVSSVGKMVRITAP, encoded by the coding sequence GTGGCACTCCTCATGGGAGCCCTCGTGCTGGCCGGCCCGGCGCGAGCCGCGCCATCGGACGTCGGCACCTGGTCCAGTGTGATGACCTGGCCCATCTCCGCCACGCACACGCACCTGCAGCCGGACGGGAAGGTGATGTTCTTCGGCGAGTTCGACGAGGGGGCGGACCCGCCCCGGCGGTGGGACCCCGTCACCAACTCGGTCACCTCGCTGCCGCGTCCCGGGTACAACATCTTCTGCTCGGGGCACTCGTACCTCGCGGATGGCCGGCTGCTCGTCACGGGCGGGCACATCGCGAGCCACATCGGGCTGGCGGACGCGAGCCTCTTCAACCCGTTCACGTCGTCGTGGGCGCGGCTGCCTGACATGAACGAGGGGCGCTGGTACCCGACGAACACGACGCTGCCGAACGGGGACGTCATGGTGCTCTCGGGCGAGGTCAACGGCTCGGGCGACATCGACACGCTGCCCCAGCGCTTCCTGGCCAGCACCCAGACGTGGCGGAACATGACGGGGGCTGTGCTGAAGCTGCCGTACTACCCGCGCATGTTCGTGGCTCCGGACGGGCGGCTCTTCTACGCGGGGCCGCAGCGCCAGTCCCGGTGGATGAGCACGTCGGGGACGGGCTCGTGGTCCACGGGGCCGTCCAGCAGCTTCGGCTCGCGGACGTACGGGCCCGCGGTCATCCTGGACGGGCGCGTGTTCATCATCGGCGGGGGAGACCCGCCGACGCCCACGGTGGAGACCATCGACCTGAATGCGTCCTCGCCGTCGTGGAGGTACGTGGCGTCGATGTCCGTGGCGCGGCGGCAGCACAACGCGACGATTCTGCCGGATGGCCGCGTGCTGGTGACGGGCGGGAGCCGGGGCAGTGGCTTCGACAACTCGGGCTCGCCTGTGCTGTACGCGGAGCTGTACGACCCGGCCACGAACCGGTGGACGCGGCTGGCGAGCAACACGGAGTACCGGGGCTACCACTCGACGGCCGTGCTGCTTCCAGACGGGCGCGTGCTGAGCGCGGGCGGCCGCAACAAGCACACGGCGGAGGTCTTCTCACCGCCCTATCTCTACAAGGGCGCGAGGCCGGCGGTGAGCTCCGTGCCGGGCACGGTGGCGCCCGGGACGTCCTTCACGGTGTCGACGCCGGACGCGGGGCGGATTACCCGCGTGTCGCTCATCGCCATCGCGTCGGTGACACACGCGTTCGACCAGAACCAGCGGCTCGTGACGCTGGGCTTCACGCGAGGCTCGGGGAGCCTGACGGTGACGGCACCAGCGAACAACAACGTGGCGCCGCCGGGCTACTACCAGCTCTTCCTGGTGAACGACGCGGGCGTCTCCTCCGTGGGGAAGATGGTGCGCATCACCGCGCCGTGA
- a CDS encoding bifunctional helix-turn-helix transcriptional regulator/GNAT family N-acetyltransferase yields the protein MTEARNIAAVRHFNRFYTHRIGVLPEGHLESDFSLTEVRVMYELANREAPTAAELSRDLGLDPGYLSRVLRAFGTRGFVTRERSESDGRQSILRLTRRGRDAFAKLNTRSSKEVGTLLAGLSPAGQRRLLESMQTIEELLGGGREVEKAPYLLRQHRPGDMGWVIHRHGVLYAQEYGWDERFEALVASIAAKFIQEYEPARERCWIAERDGENVGSVFLVKDTKTVAKLRLLLVEPSARGLGIGKRLVEECVRFAREAGYRKVRLWTNDVLHAARRIYEQAGFVLVHSEPHQSFGEGLVGETWELKL from the coding sequence ATGACCGAGGCCCGGAACATCGCGGCGGTGAGACACTTCAACCGCTTCTACACGCACAGGATTGGCGTCCTGCCTGAGGGGCACCTGGAGAGCGACTTCTCCCTCACCGAGGTGCGGGTGATGTACGAGCTCGCGAACCGGGAGGCCCCCACCGCGGCCGAGCTGAGCCGGGACCTGGGGTTGGATCCGGGCTACCTCAGCCGCGTGCTGCGGGCCTTCGGCACGCGCGGGTTCGTCACGCGGGAGCGCTCGGAGTCCGACGGCCGGCAGAGCATCCTGCGGCTCACCAGGCGCGGCAGGGACGCCTTCGCGAAGCTCAACACGCGATCGAGCAAGGAGGTGGGCACGCTGCTGGCCGGCCTGTCCCCTGCCGGGCAGCGGCGCCTGCTGGAGTCGATGCAGACCATCGAGGAGCTGCTCGGCGGCGGGCGTGAGGTGGAGAAGGCGCCCTACCTCCTGCGACAGCACCGGCCGGGCGACATGGGCTGGGTCATCCACCGCCACGGCGTGCTGTACGCACAGGAGTACGGCTGGGACGAGCGCTTCGAAGCGCTGGTGGCCAGCATCGCCGCGAAGTTCATCCAGGAGTATGAGCCGGCACGGGAGCGCTGCTGGATTGCCGAGCGGGACGGAGAGAATGTCGGCTCGGTGTTCCTGGTGAAGGACACGAAGACGGTGGCAAAGCTGCGCCTGTTGCTCGTGGAGCCGTCCGCGCGCGGGCTCGGCATTGGCAAACGGCTGGTGGAGGAGTGTGTGCGCTTCGCCCGCGAGGCCGGATACCGCAAGGTGCGCCTGTGGACCAACGACGTGCTCCACGCGGCCCGCCGCATCTACGAGCAGGCCGGCTTCGTCCTCGTCCACTCCGAGCCGCATCAGAGCTTCGGAGAGGGCCTCGTCGGAGAAACGTGGGAGCTGAAGCTGTAG
- a CDS encoding bile acid:sodium symporter family protein, protein MPLRIVKRLVRDWFLVGMVTAVVLAALFPDFGRTGGTLHADVVANVGIFLVFLLYGLGLPLANLKAGFMKWRLHLVVQSFTFGVFPLLWLLLDSLLGRWLPSGLSLGFLYLCAVPSTISSSVAMTGLARGNVAAAIFNASLSSLLGVVLTPLIVSLLAKTTGQSLSLGDAILKLAGLLLLPLVIGQVLRPVLGGWFSRYRKYTNLFDRVFILVLVYASFCDSVKSGLFTDYGGSLVAMTFGGAALLLALVLTLSTTVTRWLGFVKEDEIAAVFCGSKKTLASGVPMARLIFGAHPLLGLIVLPLMFYHQLQLIVCSVLAERYASREVQPAS, encoded by the coding sequence ATGCCCCTTCGCATCGTGAAACGGCTCGTGCGGGATTGGTTCCTGGTGGGGATGGTCACCGCCGTCGTGCTGGCCGCCCTGTTCCCCGACTTCGGCCGCACCGGCGGGACGCTGCATGCGGACGTCGTCGCCAACGTCGGCATCTTCCTCGTGTTCCTCCTGTACGGGCTCGGGCTGCCGCTGGCGAACCTGAAGGCCGGTTTCATGAAGTGGCGCCTGCACCTCGTGGTGCAGTCCTTCACCTTCGGCGTGTTCCCCCTGCTGTGGCTGCTGCTCGACTCGCTCCTGGGCCGCTGGCTCCCGTCCGGCCTGTCGCTGGGCTTCCTGTACCTGTGCGCGGTGCCGTCCACCATCTCCTCCTCCGTGGCGATGACGGGACTGGCCCGGGGCAACGTGGCGGCGGCCATCTTCAACGCGAGCCTGTCCAGCCTGCTCGGTGTCGTGCTCACGCCGCTCATCGTCAGCCTGCTCGCGAAGACAACGGGGCAGTCGCTGTCGCTGGGTGACGCCATCCTCAAGCTGGCGGGGTTGCTGCTCCTGCCGCTGGTCATCGGCCAGGTGCTCCGGCCAGTGCTGGGGGGCTGGTTCTCGCGCTACCGGAAGTACACCAACCTGTTCGACCGGGTGTTCATCCTGGTGCTGGTCTACGCGTCGTTCTGTGACTCGGTGAAGTCGGGGCTCTTCACCGACTACGGCGGCAGCCTGGTGGCGATGACGTTCGGCGGGGCGGCGCTGCTCCTCGCGCTGGTGCTGACGCTGAGCACCACGGTGACGCGGTGGCTCGGGTTCGTGAAGGAGGACGAGATTGCCGCGGTGTTCTGCGGCTCGAAGAAGACGCTGGCCTCCGGGGTGCCCATGGCCCGGCTCATCTTCGGTGCGCACCCGCTGCTGGGGCTCATCGTCCTGCCGCTGATGTTCTACCACCAGCTCCAGTTGATCGTCTGCTCGGTGCTGGCGGAGCGGTACGCGAGCCGCGAGGTGCAGCCCGCGAGCTGA
- a CDS encoding GNAT family N-acetyltransferase produces MTVTLQELGPELLDQVGPMCARAFDDYPFLAELFPGDSERRGKVSSRFYLATVIDCLEYGTVHALVEEGRLVGVAAWLRPGAFPQSLRRQAGFLPTVWAGLRHFPGRARLALQALARLERYHPHTPPHWYLAVIAVDPSMQGRGLGVRLMKRGLEMAAEKGDPCFLETAKESNREWYRGFGFETQRIEPCFDGGPPQWFMWRPPEAAQVGTASPAREHGARAP; encoded by the coding sequence ATGACCGTGACTCTCCAGGAATTGGGCCCGGAGCTGCTCGACCAGGTGGGCCCGATGTGCGCCCGCGCCTTCGACGACTATCCCTTCCTCGCGGAGCTGTTCCCCGGGGACTCGGAGCGGCGCGGGAAGGTGTCCTCGCGCTTCTACCTGGCGACCGTCATCGACTGCCTGGAGTACGGCACCGTGCATGCGCTGGTGGAGGAGGGGCGGCTCGTCGGCGTCGCGGCCTGGCTGCGTCCGGGGGCCTTCCCTCAGTCACTGCGGCGTCAGGCGGGATTCCTTCCGACGGTGTGGGCGGGCCTGCGCCACTTTCCCGGACGGGCGAGGCTGGCGCTTCAGGCGCTCGCGCGGCTCGAGCGCTACCACCCGCATACGCCTCCGCACTGGTACCTCGCGGTCATCGCCGTCGACCCGTCGATGCAGGGCCGTGGCCTGGGCGTGCGGTTGATGAAGCGCGGGCTGGAGATGGCGGCGGAGAAGGGCGACCCGTGCTTCCTGGAGACGGCGAAGGAGTCGAATCGGGAGTGGTATCGCGGCTTCGGCTTCGAGACCCAGCGCATCGAGCCGTGCTTCGACGGCGGCCCGCCGCAGTGGTTCATGTGGCGGCCTCCGGAGGCCGCGCAGGTTGGCACTGCGTCACCTGCGCGGGAGCACGGAGCGCGGGCGCCGTAA
- a CDS encoding 3-hydroxybutyrate dehydrogenase, with product MNQDSSRCALVTGAANGIGLAVAENLAAQGVRVLLADLDEAAGSAAAKRLPGALFQKADVSSREECRALVATAEREWGRLDILVNNAGLQYVSPVEEFPEDRWEKMIQIMLVGPFLLTRYALPLMYARKWGRIINMSSLHGIVASPFKSAYVSAKHGLMGLTKTTALEAADKGVTVNAVCPAYVRTPLVEKQIADQARVHGISEAEVIEKIMLAPAAVKRLLEPSEVAAYVAFLCSDVAGGITGSAQVMDCGWTAR from the coding sequence ATGAATCAGGATTCAAGTCGGTGTGCCCTCGTGACGGGCGCCGCGAACGGCATCGGCCTCGCGGTGGCGGAGAACCTGGCGGCCCAGGGCGTGCGCGTGCTGCTGGCGGACCTCGACGAGGCCGCGGGCTCCGCGGCGGCGAAGCGCCTCCCCGGCGCGCTCTTCCAGAAGGCGGACGTCTCCTCCCGTGAAGAATGCCGCGCCCTGGTGGCGACCGCCGAGCGTGAGTGGGGCCGCCTGGACATCCTCGTCAACAACGCGGGCCTTCAGTACGTGTCCCCGGTGGAGGAGTTCCCCGAGGACCGCTGGGAGAAGATGATCCAGATCATGCTCGTCGGGCCGTTCCTGCTGACGCGCTACGCCCTGCCGCTGATGTACGCGCGCAAGTGGGGCCGCATCATCAACATGTCCTCGCTACACGGAATCGTGGCCTCGCCGTTCAAGTCCGCGTACGTCTCCGCCAAGCATGGCCTCATGGGCCTGACGAAGACGACGGCCCTGGAGGCCGCGGACAAGGGCGTGACGGTGAACGCCGTGTGCCCTGCCTACGTGCGCACGCCGCTGGTGGAGAAGCAGATCGCCGACCAGGCGCGCGTCCACGGAATCTCGGAGGCGGAAGTCATCGAGAAGATCATGCTCGCCCCCGCCGCCGTGAAGCGGCTCCTCGAGCCCTCCGAGGTCGCCGCCTACGTCGCCTTCCTGTGCTCGGACGTCGCGGGCGGCATCACCGGGTCTGCGCAGGTGATGGACTGCGGCTGGACGGCTCGCTAG
- a CDS encoding MFS transporter: protein MQPTQERQDSIIKVAVASFIGTAIEWYDFFLYGTAAALVFNRLFFPSFDPLTGTMAAFGTFAVGFIARPLGGVVFGHYGDKLGRKAMLSATLMLMGLATFAVGLLPTYDTLGPWAPALLVLLRLVQGFGLGGEWGGAVLMAVEHAPPNRRGFYGSWPQMGAPAGMLLATAVFSIFSRLSEAQFLAWGWRIPFLLSSVLIGMGVFIRLRVAESPVFKHRKPEPEAPRIPVLDALRTYPKQILLAMGARFAENGFFYIITTFVLSYGTERLGLPRSTFLNGVLVAMAVHLVAIPAFGAASDRFGRRPVYLAGAVGCGLMSFPFFWLLNTKETGLIWLAIVLGIIAHAAMYGPQASFFSELFGTRVRYSGASLGYQLASVFAGGLSPVVATALLTSSGGEAWPVSLYMVVLAVVTLVSVYLSAETFREELAEAPSASPGGDSASEPSSRSPSPAQTR from the coding sequence ATGCAGCCCACGCAGGAGCGGCAGGACTCCATCATCAAGGTGGCGGTGGCGAGCTTCATCGGCACGGCCATCGAGTGGTACGACTTCTTCCTCTACGGGACGGCGGCGGCGCTGGTGTTCAACCGTCTCTTCTTCCCCTCCTTCGACCCGCTGACGGGGACGATGGCGGCCTTCGGCACCTTCGCCGTCGGCTTCATCGCCCGTCCGCTGGGTGGCGTGGTGTTCGGTCACTACGGAGACAAGCTGGGCCGCAAGGCCATGCTCAGCGCCACGCTGATGCTGATGGGCCTGGCGACCTTCGCCGTGGGCCTCCTGCCCACCTACGACACGCTGGGCCCCTGGGCCCCGGCGCTGCTCGTGCTGCTGCGGCTCGTGCAGGGCTTCGGCCTGGGGGGTGAGTGGGGCGGCGCGGTGCTGATGGCGGTGGAGCACGCGCCGCCGAATCGCCGGGGCTTCTACGGGAGCTGGCCGCAGATGGGGGCTCCGGCGGGCATGCTGCTGGCCACGGCCGTGTTCTCCATCTTCTCCCGGCTGAGCGAAGCGCAGTTCCTCGCGTGGGGCTGGCGCATCCCGTTCCTGCTCAGCTCGGTGCTCATCGGAATGGGCGTGTTCATCCGCCTGCGCGTGGCCGAGTCGCCGGTGTTCAAGCACCGCAAGCCGGAGCCCGAGGCCCCGCGCATCCCCGTGCTGGACGCGCTGCGCACGTACCCGAAGCAGATTCTGTTGGCCATGGGGGCGCGCTTCGCGGAGAACGGCTTCTTCTACATCATCACCACGTTCGTCCTCTCGTACGGCACGGAGCGGCTGGGCCTGCCGCGCTCCACGTTCCTCAACGGGGTGCTGGTGGCGATGGCGGTGCACCTGGTGGCGATTCCCGCGTTCGGCGCCGCGTCTGACCGCTTCGGCCGGCGGCCGGTGTACCTGGCGGGCGCGGTGGGCTGCGGGCTGATGTCCTTCCCCTTCTTCTGGCTGCTGAACACGAAGGAGACGGGGCTCATCTGGCTGGCGATTGTGCTGGGCATCATCGCGCACGCGGCCATGTACGGCCCGCAGGCCAGCTTCTTCTCCGAGCTGTTCGGCACGCGCGTGCGCTACAGCGGCGCGTCGCTGGGCTACCAGCTCGCGTCGGTGTTCGCCGGGGGCCTGTCGCCCGTCGTCGCCACCGCGCTGCTGACGAGCTCGGGCGGCGAGGCGTGGCCGGTGTCGCTCTACATGGTGGTGCTGGCCGTGGTGACGCTGGTCTCCGTGTACCTGTCGGCGGAGACCTTCCGGGAGGAGCTCGCGGAGGCGCCTTCCGCGAGCCCCGGCGGGGACTCGGCTAGCGAGCCGTCCAGCCGCAGTCCATCACCTGCGCAGACCCGGTGA
- a CDS encoding esterase/lipase family protein — protein MTIRAVAAVLGLCGLACQNQDPDDGVTPQDQTPAEVKACRDRISAKTSEVQAAGIDIANWSIQDAPEMAEITTTVPQNQDNYRSYDGHYRPLTNHPGCSVTNLYYDKANTTGTTPYKDGNNDGKWTGAVAFGGPNAATNYLDGNVAKIDGYPCAAKEYTQNNEDTSKPIVILVHGNSTRPHTWEKFVLPEGTSVNTATENVQFTADTTARDQLAEKLIALRYHVIAVDFRTDIVTTIDPAANSTTQNAAGNIDHGWSTPILQSLVKAVMKNNPNRKVALIGHSLGVTVVRDALRRMYVEWSAGRSGAVNPFTQLSHVILGSGANHGVSTYDTQPNSLCAANDTMRGTIVCEMGSRSNYVQTYFHKPLNGPRDLFATPCADGDYAFGKTGQCGNNVVKYFTITMTDKTKGSNYQDYYVSEAASRIDMDGCVTNTLTTLSDYDTSGYFNKGFIANHFGSMRSSAGLDLVLRYLAQ, from the coding sequence ATGACGATTCGTGCTGTGGCGGCGGTCCTCGGGCTGTGCGGGCTGGCATGTCAGAACCAGGACCCGGATGACGGCGTGACTCCCCAGGACCAGACGCCGGCCGAGGTGAAGGCCTGTCGCGATCGCATCTCCGCGAAGACGTCCGAGGTCCAGGCGGCGGGCATCGACATCGCCAACTGGTCCATCCAGGACGCGCCGGAGATGGCGGAAATCACCACCACCGTGCCGCAGAACCAGGACAACTACCGCAGCTATGACGGCCACTACCGCCCGCTGACGAACCACCCGGGCTGCTCGGTGACGAACCTCTACTACGACAAGGCCAACACCACCGGCACCACGCCGTACAAGGACGGCAACAACGACGGCAAGTGGACGGGCGCGGTGGCCTTCGGCGGCCCCAACGCGGCCACCAACTACCTCGACGGCAACGTGGCGAAGATCGACGGCTATCCCTGCGCGGCCAAGGAGTACACGCAGAACAACGAGGACACGTCGAAGCCCATCGTCATCCTCGTGCACGGCAACTCCACGCGCCCGCACACCTGGGAGAAGTTCGTCCTCCCGGAGGGCACCTCCGTCAACACCGCCACGGAGAACGTCCAGTTCACCGCGGACACCACCGCGCGTGATCAGCTCGCCGAGAAGCTCATCGCGCTGCGCTACCACGTCATCGCCGTGGACTTCCGCACGGACATCGTCACCACCATCGACCCGGCCGCCAACAGCACCACGCAGAACGCCGCGGGCAACATCGACCACGGCTGGTCCACGCCCATCCTCCAGTCGCTGGTGAAGGCGGTGATGAAGAACAACCCGAACCGCAAGGTGGCCCTCATCGGCCACTCGCTGGGCGTCACCGTCGTGCGCGATGCCCTGCGCCGCATGTACGTGGAGTGGAGCGCCGGCCGCTCGGGCGCCGTCAACCCCTTCACCCAGCTCTCCCACGTCATCCTCGGCTCGGGCGCCAACCACGGCGTGTCCACCTACGACACCCAGCCCAACTCGCTGTGCGCCGCCAACGACACCATGCGCGGCACCATCGTCTGCGAGATGGGCAGCCGCTCCAACTACGTGCAGACGTACTTCCACAAGCCGCTCAACGGCCCCCGCGACCTCTTCGCCACCCCGTGCGCGGACGGTGACTACGCCTTCGGCAAGACGGGCCAGTGCGGCAACAACGTCGTGAAGTACTTCACCATCACGATGACGGACAAGACGAAGGGCTCCAACTACCAGGACTACTACGTCTCCGAGGCCGCCTCGCGCATCGACATGGACGGCTGCGTGACGAACACGCTCACCACACTGAGCGACTACGACACGAGCGGCTACTTCAACAAGGGCTTCATCGCCAACCACTTCGGCTCCATGCGCTCTTCCGCGGGGCTGGACCTGGTGCTGCGCTACCTCGCGCAGTAG
- a CDS encoding threonine aldolase family protein, protein MNPRHLSRGEFLALTGLLSGSALLRGTAEAAPPAAPAKSAPPAMPSRAEMEKLRSDCRASLSLSFPNDTGEELIRIGEWLKRQGVARDFYGSGEFIQAFEKKVAGLLGFEDGCYMPTGTMGQLIVLRMYADASGNRRVGLHPSSHHILHEDDAHAVLHNLREVVLCPWTRPLLASDVRDAKDPLGTVSVELPVRWLGGQLQTWEQLEELKQTCREKGVKLHMDGARLWESQPFYGRSYADICRGFDSVYVSFYKMVGALSGAMVLGSADFIKTARVWRHRHGGNLFQMLPYVASAAMRLDEVLPKIPGYVKRTKSLTEALAADTRITVLPRPVQTNMFRVYLRGDPAVLTRQRDKIAREDKVWVSNGFGPTRVPGVCETELQVGEPLGNMKDADIARSFSRLLDT, encoded by the coding sequence ATGAATCCACGTCATCTCAGCCGGGGGGAGTTCCTCGCCCTCACCGGCCTGCTGTCCGGCTCCGCCCTGCTGCGCGGCACCGCGGAGGCTGCTCCTCCCGCCGCGCCAGCGAAGAGCGCGCCTCCCGCGATGCCGTCGCGGGCGGAGATGGAGAAGCTCCGCAGCGATTGCCGCGCGTCGCTGTCACTGAGCTTCCCCAACGACACGGGCGAGGAGCTCATCCGCATTGGCGAGTGGCTGAAGCGCCAGGGCGTGGCGCGGGACTTCTATGGCAGCGGTGAGTTCATCCAGGCCTTCGAGAAGAAGGTGGCGGGGCTGCTGGGCTTCGAGGATGGCTGCTACATGCCCACGGGCACCATGGGGCAGCTCATCGTCCTGCGCATGTACGCGGACGCGAGCGGCAACCGGCGCGTGGGCCTGCACCCGTCGTCCCACCACATCCTGCACGAGGACGACGCGCACGCGGTGCTGCACAACCTGCGCGAGGTCGTCCTCTGCCCGTGGACGCGGCCGCTGCTGGCCAGCGACGTGCGCGACGCGAAGGACCCGCTCGGCACCGTCAGCGTGGAGCTGCCGGTGCGGTGGCTGGGTGGTCAGCTCCAGACGTGGGAGCAGTTGGAGGAGCTGAAGCAGACTTGCCGCGAGAAGGGCGTGAAGCTGCACATGGACGGGGCGCGGCTGTGGGAGAGCCAGCCCTTCTACGGGCGCTCGTACGCGGACATCTGCCGCGGCTTCGACTCCGTCTACGTGTCCTTCTACAAGATGGTGGGCGCGCTCAGCGGGGCCATGGTGTTGGGGAGCGCGGACTTCATCAAGACCGCGCGCGTCTGGCGGCACCGGCACGGCGGCAACCTGTTCCAGATGCTGCCCTATGTGGCCTCCGCGGCCATGCGCCTGGACGAGGTGCTGCCGAAGATTCCCGGCTACGTGAAGCGCACGAAGTCGCTGACGGAGGCGCTGGCCGCGGACACGCGCATCACCGTGCTGCCGCGTCCCGTGCAGACCAACATGTTCCGCGTCTACCTGCGCGGCGACCCGGCGGTGCTGACGCGGCAGCGGGACAAGATTGCTCGCGAGGACAAGGTCTGGGTGTCCAACGGCTTTGGCCCCACGCGCGTGCCCGGCGTCTGCGAGACGGAGCTCCAGGTGGGCGAGCCCCTGGGGAACATGAAGGACGCGGACATCGCGCGGTCCTTCTCGCGGTTGCTCGACACGTGA